In one window of Gossypium hirsutum isolate 1008001.06 chromosome A01, Gossypium_hirsutum_v2.1, whole genome shotgun sequence DNA:
- the LOC107936963 gene encoding protein terminal ear1 homolog: MAVRTDQKFPHKMEIGCFSLNPEAPEFFPTRYTLVPGPSFPILQTINAPYNLLYYYLPLQYPFAFTAPPLPRHQNAVLPHSSSPERDVVLVAEPFKVKKGFSRNKYHWKGRRGCGGAARAARKKEWRAKPGFNGDDDDDQASFECTRKVQYWAGGEKQPLIPLQSGGSETTIMIKNIPVRYTREMLKEFLDQHCMVTNREAKSNANNEEPSLSAYDFLYLPIDFVTRSNKGYAFVNFTTPIAARKFYDACDDKQWECFMSNKIRQIYCAKLQGINELVKHFEKMGFPCEDFQPLCFNPARDGSKQPVEETVVGRCIGSWCTNSKS, from the exons ATGGCAGTGAGAACCGATCAAAAATTTCCCCACAAAATGGAGATCGGATGCTTTAGCTTAAACCCAGAAGCCCCAGAGTTTTTCCCAACAAGATACACTTTGGTTCCAGGTCCTAGTTTTCCCATTTTACAAACCATAAACGCACCCTATAATCTCCTCTATTATTATCTACCTCTTCAGTACCCCTTTGCTTTCACTGCTCCACCACTACCACGCCACCAAAATGCAGTACTACCCCATTCCTCGTCGCCGGAGAGAGATGTTGTGCTGGTGGCTGAACCGTTCAAGGTTAAGAAGGGTTTCAGTAGAAATAAGTATCATTGGAAAGGTAGAAGAGGCTGCGGTGGTGCTGCTCGAGCAGCTCGTAAGAAAGAATGGAGGGCTAAGCCTGGTTTTAATGGTGATGATGACGATGATCAAGCTTCGTTTGAGTGTACAAGGAAGGTTCAATATTGGGCTGGTGGTGAGAAACAACCATTGATTCCACTCCAATCTGGTGGCAGTGAGACGACGATCATGATCAAGAACATTCCCGTCAGATACAC AAGAGAGATGTTGAAGGAATTTCTTGACCAGCATTGCATGGTTACAAATCGAGAGGCAAAGTCCAATGCAAATAATGAAGAACCTTCATTGTCAGCTTATGATTTCTTGTATCTTCCTATAGACTTTGT CACCAGGTCAAACAAAGGCTATGCTTTTGTAAACTTTACCACCCCAATAGCTGCCAGGAAGTTTTATGATGCATGTGACGACAAGCAATGGGAGTGTTTCATGTCAAACAAGATTCGTCAAATATATTGTGCTAAACTCCAG GGCATTAACGAGCTAGTGAAGCACTTCGAAAAAATGGGGTTTCCATGTGAAGATTTTCAACCCTTGTGCTTCAACCCAGCACGTGATGGTTCAAAGCAACCTGTTGAAGAAACTGTTGTAGGAAGATGCATAGGCTCTTGGTGTACTAACTCCAAATCTTAA